A single window of Nomascus leucogenys isolate Asia chromosome 18, Asia_NLE_v1, whole genome shotgun sequence DNA harbors:
- the NPW gene encoding neuropeptide W has product MGCVPPEEPRAQFQPAAHSLGLQGAHGSPPASCAPVPGRPNSTAHPNPAEPVRGPPRRAAVDASALARGPGERGAPASRPRLALLLLLLLLPLPSGAWYKHVASPRYHTVGRAAGLLMGLPRSPYLWRRALRAPAGPLAGDTLSPGPAARKAPLLLPSWVQELWETRRRSSQAGIPVRAPRSPRAPEPALDPESLELSGAGQRLRRDISRPAVAPAANRLGLPRLAPGPS; this is encoded by the exons ATGGGATGTGTCCCCCCAGAGGAGCCTCGAGCCCAGTTCCAGCCAGCGGCCCACTCA CTGGGCCTGCAGGGGGCCCACGGCTCGCCTCCAGCCTCCTGCGCTCCGGTACCTGGGCGTCCCAACTCCACTGCGCACCCAAACCCAGCCGAACCGGTTCGTGGCCCGCCCCGCCGGGCGGCCGTCGACGCGAGCGCCCTGGCGCGGGGCCCGGGGGAGCGGGGGGCTCCCGCGAGCCGGCCGCGGCTGgcactgctgctgctcctgctcctgctgccgcTGCCCTCCGGCGCGTGGTACAAGCACGTGGCGAGTCCCCGCTACCACACGGTGGGCCGCGCCGCTGGCCTGCTCATGGGGCTGCCTCGCTCACCCTATCTGTGGCGCCGCGCGCTGCGCGCACCCGCCGGGCCCCTGGCCGGGGACACCCTCTCCCCCGGGCCCGCCGCCCGCAAGGCTCCTCTCCTGCTGCCCTCGTGGGTTCAGGAGCTGTGGGAGACGCGACGCAGGAGCTCCCAGGCAGGGATCCCCGTCCGTGCGCCCCGGAGTCCGCGCGCCCCAGAGCCTGCGCTCGACCCGGAGTCCCTGGAGTTAAGCGGAGCCGGCCAG AGACTTCGGAGAGACATCTCCCGCCCAGCCGTGGCCCCCGCAGCAAACCGCCTTGGCTTGCCCCGCCTGGCCCCCGGACCGTCCTGA